In the genome of Chelonia mydas isolate rCheMyd1 chromosome 26, rCheMyd1.pri.v2, whole genome shotgun sequence, one region contains:
- the LOC102935619 gene encoding 28S ribosomal protein S24-A, mitochondrial isoform X1, with the protein MASQASLEPGSQEECAGPSGARGFGASQRGVPVIDWLRAAPWTRGAFSSLLPYIRAIQTTAVCHKNRAARVRVGKGDKPVTYEQAHPPHYIAHRKGWLSLHTSNLDGEGGAAERTVEDVFIRKFIYGTFHGCLANEIVLKRRANVLVVCAVFLQRLPPYKFYFLVGYTETLLSFFYKCPVRLEVQTLPERVIYKYL; encoded by the exons ATGGCCAGCCAGGCGTCCCTGGAGCCGGGCTCGCAGGAGGAATGTGCGGGACCCAGCGGTGCCCGCGGCTTTGGAGCCAGCCAGCGGGGCGTTCCAGTAATAGACTGGCTCCGG GCCGCTCCATGGACCCGGGGCGCTTTCTCGTCGCTCCTTCCCTACATCCGGGCTATTCAGACCACAGCTGTGTGCCACAAG AACCGGGCGGCCCGAGTGCGAGTCGGGAAAGGAGACAAGCCGGTGACGTACGAACAGGCCCACCCCCCCCACTACATCGCCCATCGCAAGGGCTGGCTCTCCCTGCACACCA GTAACCTGGATGGGGAGGGCGGGGCGGCCGAGCGCACCGTGGAGGACGTCTTCATCCGCAAGTTCATCTACGGCACCTTCCACGGCTGCCTGGCCAATGAGATTGTGCTGAAGCGCCGCGCCAACGTGCTGGTCGTCTGCGCCGTCTTCCTGCAGCGCCTGCCGCCCTACAAGTTCTACTTCCTGGTGGGCTACACCGAGACGCTGCTCTCCTTCTTCTACAAGTGCCCCGTCCGGCTGGAAGTGCA
- the LOC102935619 gene encoding uncharacterized protein LOC102935619 isoform X3: MASQASLEPGSQEECAGPSGARGFGASQRGVPVIDWLRAAPWTRGAFSSLLPYIRAIQTTAVCHKNRAARVRVGKGDKPVTYEQAHPPHYIAHRKGWLSLHTSAGLIFKVVNLPFSDIGVLQLPGALTSRFFPKTSGSAMAFTLIC, encoded by the exons ATGGCCAGCCAGGCGTCCCTGGAGCCGGGCTCGCAGGAGGAATGTGCGGGACCCAGCGGTGCCCGCGGCTTTGGAGCCAGCCAGCGGGGCGTTCCAGTAATAGACTGGCTCCGG GCCGCTCCATGGACCCGGGGCGCTTTCTCGTCGCTCCTTCCCTACATCCGGGCTATTCAGACCACAGCTGTGTGCCACAAG AACCGGGCGGCCCGAGTGCGAGTCGGGAAAGGAGACAAGCCGGTGACGTACGAACAGGCCCACCCCCCCCACTACATCGCCCATCGCAAGGGCTGGCTCTCCCTGCACACCA gtgccgGTCTTATTTTTAAAGTCGTCAATCTGCCCTTCTCTGACATAGGCGTGTTGCAGCTTCCTGGTGCTCTGACATCTCGGTTTTTCCCAAAAACATCTGGTTCAGCGATGGCCTTTACACTTATTTGTTAA